A stretch of Capra hircus breed San Clemente unplaced genomic scaffold, ASM170441v1, whole genome shotgun sequence DNA encodes these proteins:
- the LOC108635374 gene encoding collagen alpha-1(II) chain-like, with product MASGTRWLQGVQGMGQHAPGNNTGGPEKRTEKPGGAKGARGTNEATPAEGGTPDAAEPGPGRRGPRRRGGRGGNTGAESPGQATRKAPERGADHRDRGANGPREGREEPDEARGGEAHGHAADGGPRGRGPSSAGTRENGRRRRHQGRQEGGGGRGRGRPGPRAKQRPGTEGPGSEGAGPGHGGSPGPPRAPGGGRAGRRAGGGPARAAGGGATPGEQAGARSRAKGSAPPRKRPKGPGKGPPTPPAQPAGRGEGPPGTGHRARGRDGPPRAPPRQAGTPDARASAATESPRGPRRRGPRPPPQRRRGRGAAGPDSRHRGPPPRAGRGREPKRRPETGGASGGTGSEGQGGGAHGEPEARTAAGKPQRGGPGRDPPKGTGDPDGGEGGAGGP from the coding sequence cacgcccccggAAACAACACGGGcggcccagaaaagagaacggagaagccaggGGGGGCCAAAGGAGCAAGAGGAACGAACGAGGCCACGCCCGCCGAAGGGGGCACACCGGACGCCGCGGAACCCGGGCCGGGCCGAAGGGGGCCCCGCCggcgcggggggagggggggcaacACAGGGGCCGAGAGCCCGGGCCAGGCCACCCGCAAAGCCCCGGAGAGGGGagccgaccacagggaccgaggggcAAACGGACCGCGGGAGGGGcgggaggagccggacgaagccagggggggagaggcacacgggcacgcggCAGACGGCGGGCCGagggggcggggacccagcagcgcAGGGACGCGGGAGAACGGGAGGCGGCGCCGCCACCAGGGACGGCaagagggggggggggggagagggaggggccgcCCCGGGCCGCGGGCCAAGCAGAGACCCGGGACGGAAGGCCCGGGGAGcgagggggcggggcccgggcacggcgggagcccgggacCGCCAAGAGccccggggggggggcgggcagggcggcgggcggggggggggcccGCCCGCGCAGCGGGGGGGGGAGCAACCCCGGGGGAGCAAGCAGGGGCCCGCAGCAGGGCCAAGGGAAGcgcaccgcccaggaaacgccccaagggcCCGGGGAAGGGGCCACCAACGCCCCCGGCCCAGCCGGCCGGGCGCGGGGAGGGCCCGCCGGGCACAGGCCACAGGGCCCGGGGCCGCGACGGGCCCCCGCGGGCGCCGCCGAGGCAGGCCGGGACACCAGACGCGCGCGCCAGCGCCGCCACCGAGAGCCCGCGCGGGCCGCGCCGCCGGGGCCCCAGGCCCCCGCCCCAACGCCGCCGGGGGCGCGGGGCGGCCGGGCCCGACAGCAGGCACAGAGGGCCACCCCCgagggcggggaggggccggGAGCCCAAGCGCCGGCCAGAGACCGGAGGGGCCAGCGGCGGGACGGGCAGCGAAGGCCAGGGGGGCGGGGCGCACGGGGAGCCGGAGGCCCGCACGGCCGCGGGCAAACCCCAGCGCGGAGGGCCCGGGAGagacccgcccaaggggacaggggACCCCGACGGGGGGGAAGGAGGGGCCGGGGGGCCG